In Hyphomicrobiales bacterium 4NK60-0047b, a single genomic region encodes these proteins:
- a CDS encoding 3-hydroxyacyl-CoA dehydrogenase NAD-binding domain-containing protein, translated as MDINIENLQNWSFETDIEKIAWATIDCPGQSMNTLGERSFKELEAIIDEVERGKLKNEIAGLVIISGKKNNFIAGADIKEFEQLDTVEKVEEVTDYGTKLFQRMEDLNVPVVVAINGFCLGGGLEMAMACHYRIATRSEGTRVGLPEVKLGIIPGIHGTVRMLRLAGPLNGMTAMLTGRMLKAPVAKAYGLVDQLVPSHLELRWAARKAVLQKRKSKAGNSLLFKIMRLSPVRKLLANQMRSKTKAKVREDHYPAPFKLIELFENHGGSEAEMFKAEQKIFAPLMVSDTSRNLRRVFHLSEEMKALAPKNSDYKPLRAHIIGAGTMGADIASWCVVCGMDVTLQDMSVEQITKAQKSAKKLFRKRLKKPVAVEAAIARLTSDPEGKGVKRADIIIEAIVENLEIKQELFKNLEKEIKPGAVLASNTSSLSLEEIASGMQDEGRLIGIHFFNPVAQMPLVEVVQSTKSRKEEVEKGCAFVTKINKFPLIVKSCKGFLVNRVLAPYMMESVRQLDEGVPPEKIDQAALDFGMPMGPIELIDVVGLDIAKHVSHSLELGDADNSKLGRLVAQGKLGKKTGEGFYVWNEGKPEKNKEDYEEAELIALADELISPLLTECEKCDEENIAPNRGLIDAGIIFGTGFAPFRGGPLHYLDHKEN; from the coding sequence ATGGATATCAATATTGAGAATTTACAAAATTGGTCTTTTGAAACTGACATTGAAAAAATAGCCTGGGCTACCATTGATTGTCCTGGCCAATCAATGAACACATTGGGCGAGCGCTCATTTAAAGAATTAGAAGCCATTATTGATGAGGTCGAACGCGGCAAACTGAAAAATGAGATCGCTGGATTGGTCATCATCTCAGGTAAAAAAAATAATTTCATTGCTGGCGCAGACATCAAAGAGTTCGAGCAACTTGATACAGTCGAGAAAGTGGAAGAAGTCACAGACTATGGCACAAAGCTTTTTCAAAGAATGGAAGATCTAAATGTACCAGTTGTCGTAGCTATAAATGGTTTTTGCTTAGGTGGCGGCCTGGAAATGGCCATGGCATGTCATTATCGCATAGCAACAAGAAGTGAAGGCACAAGAGTAGGTTTGCCTGAGGTAAAGCTAGGTATCATTCCAGGCATTCATGGCACTGTGCGCATGCTTAGATTAGCAGGCCCCCTAAATGGTATGACAGCCATGCTCACTGGGCGCATGCTCAAAGCCCCGGTTGCTAAAGCTTACGGCCTGGTGGATCAACTGGTGCCAAGCCATCTTGAGCTGCGCTGGGCTGCTCGAAAAGCTGTGCTGCAAAAACGCAAGTCAAAAGCCGGTAACAGCCTTTTATTTAAAATTATGCGTCTAAGCCCGGTGAGAAAACTTCTAGCCAATCAAATGCGCAGTAAGACAAAAGCCAAAGTGCGCGAAGATCATTACCCAGCCCCCTTTAAACTCATTGAATTATTTGAGAACCATGGTGGCTCAGAAGCTGAGATGTTTAAAGCCGAGCAAAAAATATTTGCCCCCCTTATGGTCTCAGATACATCAAGAAATTTACGCCGCGTCTTTCATCTCTCTGAAGAGATGAAGGCACTAGCGCCAAAAAACAGTGACTATAAGCCACTAAGGGCGCACATTATCGGCGCCGGCACAATGGGTGCAGATATCGCCAGCTGGTGCGTTGTTTGCGGAATGGATGTAACCCTGCAAGACATGTCGGTCGAGCAAATTACCAAAGCTCAGAAAAGTGCTAAAAAACTATTTCGCAAAAGATTGAAAAAACCGGTGGCTGTTGAAGCCGCTATTGCCAGATTAACATCAGACCCAGAAGGCAAAGGCGTAAAGCGCGCTGATATTATCATCGAGGCTATTGTTGAAAATCTAGAGATCAAGCAAGAGCTTTTCAAAAATCTAGAAAAAGAAATCAAACCAGGAGCAGTTCTTGCCTCCAACACATCTTCGCTTTCACTGGAAGAAATCGCAAGCGGTATGCAAGATGAAGGGCGACTAATCGGCATTCATTTCTTTAACCCAGTCGCACAAATGCCATTAGTCGAAGTGGTCCAATCAACAAAGTCTCGCAAAGAAGAAGTTGAAAAGGGCTGTGCTTTCGTCACCAAAATCAACAAATTCCCGCTGATTGTGAAATCATGCAAAGGTTTCTTGGTCAACCGTGTGCTCGCACCATACATGATGGAATCTGTGCGTCAGTTAGATGAAGGCGTGCCACCAGAAAAAATTGACCAGGCCGCATTAGATTTCGGCATGCCAATGGGGCCCATTGAATTAATCGATGTAGTGGGACTTGATATCGCCAAACACGTTTCTCATTCACTTGAATTGGGAGACGCTGACAATAGTAAGCTTGGACGCCTGGTTGCCCAAGGCAAATTAGGAAAGAAAACCGGAGAAGGGTTTTATGTCTGGAATGAAGGCAAGCCAGAAAAGAATAAAGAAGACTATGAAGAGGCTGAACTCATAGCCCTGGCTGATGAACTCATCTCGCCGTTACTGACAGAATGTGAAAAATGCGATGAAGAAAATATTGCACCAAACAGAGGTTTGATAGACGCAGGGATAATCTTCGGAACCGGCTTCGCACCGTTCCGAGGTGGACCCCTTCACTATTTGGACCACAAAGAAAATTAA
- a CDS encoding acyl-CoA dehydrogenase — protein sequence MAIIISFIFLFLGAMVLSVRHASLILWTALFLLASLIVLLSPGTGSGFSILFFIFAAITSALGLCSIESIRKSYIVKPIFKAISKIIPPVSETEKEALESGTVGWDAELFSGKPDYEKLRAISPIRLTDEEQAFLEGPTETLCKMIDDWQIRACNREIPENIWAFIKEQGFLGMLISKDHGGLGFSAQAQSLILGKVASRSPDVSVIIMVPNSLGPGELIEKYGTPEQVEQYLPRLAKGQEVPCFGLTGPTSGSDAATMRDIGTVCEEEFEGQKTLGIKLSWDKRYITLGPKATLLGLAFYLFDPDKLIGDEEEIGITLALIPADHKGVNIGNRHLPNGCAFPNGPNSGTDVFIPLSWVIGGQERVGEGWKMLMSCLAAGRAISLPASSTAAAKAMLRFTTAYGRIRNQFGIPINNMEGVEEPLSRLVETAYVLEAARAMTASMVQGGEKPAVISALLKYQSTEWARRAVNDAMDIHGGRGICDGPSNYLQAAYQSIPVAITVEGANILTRTLITFAQGSLRSHPYLYKEIQAVQVENKEQGLEEFEPLLWGHVKYSLANIFGSLFHNLTLGAFAHAPHRAGNSTKWYRALSRASRNFALLSDITVALLGGSLKMKQKLSGRMADALSELYFLSAILKRYEDDGQITDDLVYLEFAAQNTLYRFYKSLDSVLLNYPSPMAATLLRRIIFPLGNHHKQAKDRLGKAIVKKTINEPTMRDRLTNHIFVSNDENDPTGILEVTLTEVVELAPLSKKLEKAIKQGEIKRYHGMDWFEAAVKADIITDNEAARLRRLEDLTNKVIAVDQFHPDDIQGIKFSSMQGAHSGDLSGDLSADQSERQSPLNHSSANPEANEYK from the coding sequence ATGGCAATAATCATTAGTTTTATTTTTCTTTTCCTAGGGGCTATGGTTTTATCCGTTCGTCATGCATCTCTCATTCTGTGGACTGCGCTTTTTCTCCTAGCAAGTTTAATCGTGCTCTTAAGCCCCGGCACAGGCTCTGGCTTTAGCATTCTGTTCTTCATCTTTGCAGCAATAACATCAGCTCTTGGATTATGCTCAATTGAGAGCATCCGTAAGTCATACATCGTAAAACCCATATTCAAGGCCATTTCAAAAATTATCCCCCCCGTGTCCGAGACTGAAAAAGAAGCGCTCGAGAGCGGAACCGTTGGCTGGGACGCCGAACTTTTTAGCGGTAAGCCAGACTATGAAAAATTACGAGCCATTTCTCCCATCCGCCTAACTGATGAAGAACAAGCCTTTTTAGAAGGACCAACGGAAACGCTATGTAAGATGATTGATGATTGGCAAATTAGGGCCTGCAATCGTGAAATTCCTGAAAATATCTGGGCCTTTATAAAAGAGCAGGGCTTTTTAGGCATGCTGATTTCCAAAGACCATGGTGGTTTAGGCTTTTCAGCACAAGCTCAATCCCTCATTTTGGGAAAAGTAGCCTCACGCTCACCAGATGTTTCCGTCATAATCATGGTGCCAAATTCTTTAGGACCTGGCGAATTAATTGAAAAATACGGCACGCCAGAACAAGTCGAGCAATATTTGCCGCGACTGGCAAAGGGACAAGAAGTCCCTTGTTTTGGCCTAACAGGCCCTACATCTGGCTCAGATGCCGCCACAATGCGCGATATAGGTACTGTTTGCGAGGAAGAATTTGAAGGACAAAAGACCCTCGGCATCAAACTAAGCTGGGACAAACGCTATATTACCCTTGGCCCTAAAGCCACGCTTTTGGGACTGGCTTTTTATCTCTTTGATCCAGACAAATTAATCGGAGATGAAGAAGAAATCGGGATTACTCTGGCCTTGATCCCTGCGGACCATAAGGGTGTGAATATTGGTAACCGTCATTTGCCAAATGGCTGCGCCTTTCCAAATGGACCAAATAGCGGTACAGATGTTTTCATTCCCTTATCATGGGTGATCGGCGGCCAGGAAAGAGTTGGTGAAGGCTGGAAAATGCTCATGAGTTGTTTGGCAGCCGGCCGGGCCATTTCACTGCCCGCAAGTTCGACAGCAGCCGCGAAAGCCATGCTGCGCTTTACAACAGCCTATGGCCGTATTCGTAATCAGTTCGGTATCCCAATTAACAACATGGAAGGTGTTGAAGAGCCACTCTCCAGGCTGGTTGAGACGGCTTATGTATTGGAAGCCGCAAGAGCTATGACAGCGTCTATGGTACAAGGCGGAGAAAAGCCAGCAGTTATATCAGCACTTCTAAAATATCAATCAACAGAATGGGCGAGGCGGGCTGTGAACGATGCCATGGACATCCATGGTGGGCGCGGCATTTGCGATGGGCCGTCCAATTATTTACAGGCAGCATATCAATCAATCCCAGTCGCAATTACCGTTGAAGGGGCTAATATACTGACCCGCACCCTGATCACCTTTGCTCAAGGGTCCCTGCGCAGTCATCCTTATTTATATAAAGAAATACAAGCTGTTCAGGTTGAAAATAAAGAGCAAGGGTTAGAAGAATTTGAACCTCTCTTGTGGGGCCATGTAAAATATTCTCTCGCCAATATTTTTGGCAGTCTTTTCCATAACCTCACACTGGGTGCGTTCGCTCACGCTCCCCATAGAGCGGGTAATAGCACAAAGTGGTATCGAGCTCTCTCTCGTGCATCAAGAAATTTTGCATTATTATCAGACATAACAGTTGCGCTCTTAGGGGGCAGCTTGAAAATGAAGCAAAAACTATCTGGCCGCATGGCAGATGCCCTAAGTGAGCTTTATTTCTTATCAGCCATTTTAAAACGCTATGAAGATGATGGGCAAATCACAGACGATCTCGTCTATCTGGAGTTTGCGGCTCAAAACACTCTCTATAGGTTCTATAAATCATTAGACAGCGTTTTGTTAAACTACCCGTCTCCGATGGCAGCAACTCTCTTGCGCCGAATAATCTTTCCTCTCGGCAATCATCACAAACAAGCAAAAGATCGTTTAGGCAAAGCCATTGTCAAAAAAACAATCAACGAACCAACAATGAGAGATCGCCTAACAAACCATATCTTTGTCAGCAATGATGAAAATGATCCAACTGGTATTCTTGAAGTCACATTGACGGAAGTGGTTGAGCTTGCTCCCTTGAGCAAAAAATTAGAAAAAGCCATCAAACAGGGTGAAATAAAACGTTACCACGGTATGGACTGGTTCGAAGCCGCTGTTAAAGCTGACATCATCACAGATAATGAAGCTGCAAGGTTAAGACGGTTAGAGGACTTAACAAATAAAGTGATTGCTGTAGATCAGTTTCACCCTGATGACATACAAGGGATAAAGTTCTCATCTATGCAGGGAGCTCACAGTGGAGACCTGAGTGGAGACCTGAGTGCAGATCAGAGTGAGAGACAATCACCTCTAAATCATTCTTCCGCGAATCCTGAAGCAAATGAGTATAAATAG
- a CDS encoding CDGSH iron-sulfur domain-containing protein, with translation MSDQEPESPQMSPYMAEVEEGKRYFWCSCGKSKTQPFCDGSHQGTDFKPVPFVAETTGTVTLCGCKKTDDGPWCDGSHLLY, from the coding sequence ATGTCTGATCAAGAGCCTGAAAGCCCACAAATGTCGCCCTATATGGCTGAAGTGGAAGAAGGTAAACGTTATTTTTGGTGCTCATGTGGCAAATCAAAAACCCAACCTTTTTGCGATGGTTCTCATCAAGGGACGGATTTTAAGCCAGTTCCATTTGTTGCTGAGACAACAGGGACTGTGACTTTATGCGGCTGCAAGAAAACAGATGACGGCCCTTGGTGTGACGGCTCTCACCTACTTTACTGA
- a CDS encoding alanine/glycine:cation symporter family protein: MKRKINAALAAVMATLTITLLPALAMAQEVAEKSIDAQINDFVAPIAKAVVDVIFFSVPISGVPIPLIVVWLIIAALIFTFYFGFIQLFAFRHAIDIVRGKYTNPNDPGQITHFQALSTALSGTVGLGNIAGVAVAVSIGGAGATFWMILAGLLGMATKFTECTLGVKYRNEHADGSVSGGPMYYLSKGLAEKGMGGLGRILAVLFAFCCIFGALGGGNMFQANQSFSQVYNVTGGDAGPLAGSGWIFGAVLAVIVGAVIIGGIRTIASVTSKIVPFMLIIYVLAALAIIIMNYDKIGWAFGQIIDGAFTATGVAGGAIGAILQGFKRASFSNESGMGSAAIAHSAVKTKEPISEGFVALLEPFIDTVVVCTLTALVIVISGELVVGQKIAGVALTSKAFAVNISWFPYVLAVAVVLFAFSTMIAWSYYGLKAWTYLFGGSSISELIYKLIFCLAIIPGSAMNLSAIIDFTDGTFFAMAIFNIIGLYLLAPVVKRELQSYMTRLKSGEIQKYR, encoded by the coding sequence ATGAAACGAAAGATCAACGCGGCACTTGCCGCAGTGATGGCCACACTGACCATCACACTACTACCAGCCTTGGCTATGGCTCAAGAGGTAGCAGAGAAATCAATAGATGCACAAATAAATGACTTTGTGGCCCCCATTGCAAAAGCCGTCGTAGATGTCATTTTCTTCTCAGTCCCAATTTCGGGCGTTCCTATTCCCCTCATTGTTGTTTGGCTCATTATAGCAGCTCTTATCTTCACATTTTATTTTGGATTTATCCAACTTTTTGCATTCCGTCACGCGATTGATATTGTAAGAGGGAAATATACCAATCCAAACGATCCAGGACAAATCACTCACTTTCAGGCGCTCTCAACAGCTCTTTCAGGCACCGTTGGCTTGGGTAATATTGCTGGTGTAGCTGTTGCTGTCAGTATCGGTGGTGCAGGCGCTACCTTCTGGATGATCCTCGCGGGTCTTTTGGGAATGGCAACCAAATTCACTGAATGTACCCTGGGCGTGAAATACAGAAATGAACATGCCGATGGTTCAGTTTCTGGTGGCCCAATGTATTATTTGTCCAAAGGTTTAGCTGAAAAAGGTATGGGCGGATTAGGCCGTATATTAGCGGTATTATTTGCTTTTTGTTGTATATTTGGTGCTCTTGGCGGCGGTAACATGTTCCAGGCAAACCAATCATTCAGCCAAGTCTATAATGTAACAGGTGGCGACGCCGGACCTCTTGCAGGTTCTGGCTGGATCTTTGGCGCTGTGTTGGCTGTTATTGTAGGTGCCGTTATTATTGGCGGAATTCGAACAATTGCTAGCGTGACATCAAAAATCGTTCCATTCATGTTAATTATTTATGTGCTGGCAGCTTTGGCAATTATCATCATGAACTATGATAAAATTGGCTGGGCATTTGGCCAAATTATTGATGGGGCATTCACAGCAACAGGTGTTGCCGGCGGTGCAATTGGCGCAATTTTACAAGGTTTTAAACGGGCGTCATTCTCGAATGAATCTGGTATGGGTTCAGCAGCCATTGCTCACTCAGCAGTAAAAACAAAAGAGCCAATTTCAGAAGGCTTTGTAGCTCTACTAGAACCCTTTATTGATACAGTAGTTGTCTGTACTTTGACAGCGCTGGTAATTGTGATCTCTGGTGAACTCGTTGTTGGCCAAAAAATCGCTGGCGTAGCTCTGACCTCAAAAGCATTTGCAGTCAATATTTCCTGGTTCCCATATGTCTTGGCAGTAGCAGTAGTTCTGTTTGCCTTCTCAACTATGATCGCTTGGTCTTATTATGGGCTTAAAGCGTGGACGTATCTTTTCGGTGGAAGCTCCATTTCAGAATTAATTTATAAATTAATTTTCTGTCTTGCGATCATTCCTGGCTCAGCAATGAACTTAAGTGCGATTATTGACTTCACGGATGGTACTTTCTTTGCCATGGCCATTTTTAACATTATCGGCCTCTATCTCTTAGCACCAGTTGTGAAGAGAGAATTGCAAAGCTACATGACCCGCCTAAAATCTGGTGAGATTCAAAAATACAGATAA